Proteins from one Astatotilapia calliptera chromosome 8, fAstCal1.2, whole genome shotgun sequence genomic window:
- the LOC113027827 gene encoding uncharacterized protein LOC113027827: MILYLLLPAFVLGTVTSQSANSTAGQLDEVVRNQTFNSTLKPKNVTSTFYEEKKAVEEKLQSNQGSVIAEGEESFQDEENKITGENCDWKSLQFFSSTYCGENFHQDMWNIGRDNWCVQERFIGAYSDLTHCVEFLANITSCFFPNPDIQDFFIDIHLKFFQNCTNENDPMTEDAPQKVVIGLTLLSVSFIPIMVYMVARS, translated from the exons ATGATCCTCTACCTGCTCTTGCCTGCTTTTGTCCTCG GTACTGTGACATCACAATCAGCCAACAGCACAGCGGGACAGCTCGATGAAGTTGTGAGGAACCAAACATTCAACA GTACACTGAAACCAAAGAATGTGACATCCACATTTTACGAAGAGAAGAAGGCGGTCGAGGAAAAACTGCAAAGTAACCAAGGTTCTGTTATCGCAGAAGGTGAAG AGAGTTTCCAGGATGAGGAAAATAAAATTACTGGGGAAAACTGTGATTGGAAGTCACTGCAATTCTTCAGTTCCACCTACTGTGGTGAAAATTTTCACCAGGACATGTGGAATATCGGCAGAGATAACTGGTGTGTCCAGGAACGTTTCATCGG AGCTTACAGTGACCTAACACACTGCGTGGAATTTCTGGCTAATATTACCAGCTGTTTCTTCCCAAACCCTGATATTCAAGACTTCTTTATCGACATCCATTTGAAATTTTTCCAGAACTGCACCAATGAGAATGATCCGATGACTGAAGATGCCCCTCAGAAGGTGGTGATTGGCCTCACTCTCCTTTCTGTGAGCTTCATCCCCATCATGGTTTATATGGTTGCTCGGAGTTAG